Proteins encoded within one genomic window of Candidatus Polarisedimenticolia bacterium:
- a CDS encoding Fic family protein: MQRGPSGTWVVGPSAGGEKWKAFVPNSLPPDPSLEIDGTLREELDAAYLALGRLDGLTGSLPDTALFLYSYVRKEAVLSSQIEGTQSSLSDLLLFEMKEMPGVPRDDVREVSNYVAATEHGLRRLRSGFPLSNRLLREMHQKLVAKGRGSEKQPGELRTSQNWIGGTRPGNAMFVPPPADRVVECMGDLEKFLHDQPARTPALIKAALAHAQFETIHPFLDGNGRIGRLLATFILCSEGVLREPLLYLSLYLKGNRETYYSLLQGTRLRGEWEEWVFFFVRGVRQMADEAIQTAAALTNVSEKDRGIIQAMGRRAGSALRIHSELQRRPVLSIPVAAKAARLTIPTVTAALESLVDAGIVRELTGRRRNRLFGYKRYLKILNEGTET; encoded by the coding sequence ATGCAGCGAGGCCCCAGCGGCACCTGGGTTGTCGGTCCCTCGGCGGGCGGGGAGAAATGGAAAGCCTTCGTTCCGAATTCTCTTCCGCCTGATCCTTCCCTCGAGATCGACGGCACGCTGCGTGAAGAGCTCGACGCAGCCTACCTCGCCCTGGGCCGTCTGGACGGCCTCACGGGGAGCCTTCCCGACACGGCCCTCTTTCTCTACAGCTACGTCCGGAAGGAGGCAGTCCTCTCCTCCCAGATCGAGGGAACTCAGTCTTCCCTGTCCGATCTGCTCCTGTTCGAAATGAAGGAAATGCCCGGTGTCCCGCGCGACGACGTGAGAGAGGTATCGAACTACGTCGCCGCCACGGAGCATGGCCTGCGCCGGCTCCGCTCCGGCTTTCCCCTGTCGAATCGCCTTCTGCGCGAGATGCACCAGAAGCTTGTCGCCAAAGGGCGCGGCAGCGAGAAACAGCCCGGAGAGCTCAGGACCAGCCAGAACTGGATCGGCGGGACCCGGCCCGGCAACGCCATGTTCGTTCCACCTCCAGCCGATCGCGTCGTGGAGTGCATGGGGGACCTCGAGAAGTTTCTCCATGATCAGCCTGCTCGGACCCCTGCACTCATCAAGGCGGCCCTGGCGCACGCCCAGTTCGAGACGATCCATCCCTTCCTGGACGGAAACGGCCGGATCGGCCGGCTCCTCGCCACCTTCATCCTGTGCTCGGAAGGCGTGCTGCGTGAGCCATTGCTCTACCTCAGCCTGTACCTGAAAGGCAATCGCGAGACCTATTACAGCCTGCTGCAGGGAACGCGCCTTCGCGGGGAATGGGAGGAATGGGTGTTCTTCTTCGTTCGGGGAGTCCGTCAGATGGCGGACGAGGCGATTCAGACGGCCGCCGCGCTCACGAACGTCTCAGAAAAGGATCGCGGCATCATCCAGGCGATGGGCAGGCGCGCCGGCTCGGCCCTGCGCATCCACAGCGAGCTGCAGCGTCGGCCGGTGCTCTCTATCCCCGTCGCGGCGAAGGCAGCCCGCTTGACCATCCCGACCGTCACCGCCGCGCTCGAAAGCCTGGTCGACGCCGGAATCGTCCGCGAGCTCACGGGACGCCGGCGCAATCGCCTCTTCGGCTACAAGCGCTATTTGAAGATTCTCAACGAGGGGACGGAGACCTAG
- a CDS encoding DNA recombination/repair protein RecA, translated as SGSWISYAETRLGQGREAARQLLKDNPDLCAEIEKKIRKKLGLLREDPAASAAAPGAAGKGEKEEEKKGRMPSPPDRPTRPPSLRA; from the coding sequence AGTCGGGCTCCTGGATCTCCTACGCCGAGACCCGCCTGGGCCAGGGACGCGAGGCGGCGCGCCAGCTGCTCAAGGACAATCCCGATCTGTGCGCCGAGATCGAAAAGAAGATCCGCAAGAAGCTCGGACTCCTGCGGGAGGACCCGGCCGCCTCGGCGGCCGCGCCGGGCGCCGCGGGCAAGGGCGAGAAGGAGGAGGAGAAGAAGGGACGCATGCCTTCGCCTCCCGATCGTCCCACGCGCCCCCCTTCCCTGCGCGCCTGA
- a CDS encoding ribbon-helix-helix protein, CopG family, translating to MKRPRRATVRLDPELHRALREEAARNDRSISELVNTTLRRTLGEYPRPPLPPKTPDLLFESVLKGLKRRRKI from the coding sequence ATGAAACGTCCGCGCCGTGCGACCGTTCGCCTCGACCCGGAGCTGCATCGGGCCCTGCGCGAGGAAGCGGCCCGCAACGACCGGAGCATCTCCGAGCTGGTGAACACGACCCTGCGCCGAACCCTCGGCGAGTACCCCAGGCCGCCCCTGCCTCCGAAGACCCCCGACCTTCTCTTCGAATCGGTCCTCAAAGGCCTCAAGCGCCGCCGGAAGATCTAG
- a CDS encoding site-specific integrase has translation MAAHRSSQVLKESAPRSFAALVAEFLEKHARQRRHYPTYKVNSNRLLEHFRGKDLQEIGPAQVEDYLSSRLATGISRATANRERALLSGIFSFAIRRGYYAGDNPCRKVKPFPESPGRDRYLTPEEAEALVGAASPRLRPILITALHTGGRLSEVLSLRWTDLDFIHGIVYFDRSSTKSGRQREVPMTPELAGVLEAWRGRRRRAGQTEEYVFTYRGKRVRGVRRSFARAREAAGLGPEVGFHTLRHTFASWYVINGGDLLRLQRFLGHSTLALTQRYAHLSKEFIKAGLQFIGAPAKDR, from the coding sequence ATGGCAGCTCACCGGTCCAGCCAGGTCCTCAAGGAGAGCGCGCCTCGCTCGTTTGCCGCTCTGGTGGCCGAGTTCCTGGAGAAGCACGCCCGCCAGCGCCGCCACTACCCTACCTATAAGGTGAACTCGAACCGCTTGCTGGAGCATTTCAGGGGGAAGGACCTTCAAGAGATCGGTCCGGCCCAGGTGGAGGACTATCTGTCGTCCCGTCTGGCCACCGGAATCAGCCGGGCCACGGCCAATCGCGAAAGAGCCCTGCTGTCGGGCATTTTTTCCTTCGCCATCCGCCGGGGCTACTATGCGGGCGACAACCCCTGCCGCAAGGTGAAGCCCTTTCCCGAATCTCCCGGGCGCGATCGGTATCTCACCCCCGAGGAGGCCGAGGCACTCGTCGGAGCGGCCTCGCCCCGTCTCCGCCCGATCCTGATCACTGCGCTGCACACCGGCGGGCGCCTGTCGGAGGTCCTGTCGCTGCGCTGGACCGACCTCGACTTTATCCACGGCATCGTCTACTTCGACCGAAGCTCGACCAAGTCCGGCCGGCAGCGCGAAGTGCCGATGACGCCCGAGCTGGCGGGCGTGCTCGAAGCGTGGCGCGGCCGGCGACGGCGTGCCGGACAGACCGAGGAGTACGTATTCACCTATCGAGGCAAGCGCGTCCGCGGCGTGCGCCGGTCGTTCGCCCGCGCGCGCGAGGCGGCGGGGCTCGGCCCGGAGGTCGGCTTCCACACCCTGCGTCACACCTTCGCGTCCTGGTACGTGATCAACGGAGGCGACCTGCTACGGCTGCAGCGCTTCCTCGGGCATTCCACCCTGGCGTTGACCCAGCGCTATGCCCATCTGTCGAAGGAGTTCATCAAGGCGGGACTGCAGTTCATCGGCGCGCCGGCCAAGGATCGCTGA